GGTGCGCGTCGTCGAGTACCTTTCCTATGGCTTCCTGGTCGCTCACAGACGCTCAGACGGCCGTTGCCGGCCGACCTGAGGCGGCCTCATCGGCATACACATGCGCGGGGTACGTATACGGCCATGCCTTCAAGCGTTCAATCATGCCCTCGCGGCTGCGCTGCCCGAGAACGTATTCATCGATGACAAGTCTCGGCGTCAGCTGCAAGACATGAGGGGATTTATCCAAAAGCTCGACCTCGGCCGAGACTTCCTCGGCGGTCATATTCATTGCGGCTGCGACGTGGGAGTGAGCCTTCACGTCTTCCGTGAGGAATGAATGACTATGGTTCGCAGGGGATTCGTCCGCTGCGGTTTCATATGCCTCTTTCAGTGCCTTATTGAAGGCCACATGCCTCCGATACTCGGCTAACCTTTCCTCGGCTGGCGAGGCGAGTCTGCTCGTGTTCTCAGCGGTAGTCACCAAGTCATCCTCCTAGTACTATTTTACGGCCGCGCACGCTGGTTGAGTAGCTTGAGTAACCAACTTCTCATATTCGCCGAACCGGGCGATGTCGGGCGCTGAGTGGTAAATATCAGCCAGATGCGAGGTCATCCACCGCCGAGGCGAAGCTTGGAGCCATCGGTCCCACCTCCGAGGTGCGAGTGCCGAAGGGACGGGTTACGGTGTAGGCGACGGAAGGGTGTGCAGGATGATTCTCGGTAGATGGGGCTCGTTCTGGTCCTTCGTACGCCTATGATTCAGTGTCGAGTGTTGTGGAGACGACTGCGGGTCCTGTCCTGGTGGCTGGAGTCCTGACCGCTGTCGCGTCGTTCCGGTTCGTCGAAGCAGACTGGCACCGTCCCGACTCGACGGGAGACCAGGTGCTCAGTCGAACTGAGCGTCTTCGAGTGAAATACCGCCCCATCCGGAATCACCGGACGGGGCGGAATCGATTCTCTCGTTACTTCACACGATCCGCGTCGGCGGGGACTTGGTCTTCGATGGGTCCGTGACGGGCAGATCGCCGAGGGCGTCATCGATGCGGGTGAGCACCTCGGCGTCGAGCGTCACACCGGCGGCTGCGACGTTCGACTCCACCTGCTCGGGGCGGGATGCGCCGACGAGCGCGGTGGCAACATTGTCGTTGGCGAGCACCCAGGCGATTGCGAGCTGGGCCATGGTCAGTCCCAGATCGGCCGCGATCGGCTCCAGCTCGGCGACGCCGTTGAGGATCTCATCGTTGAGGTAGCGGTCGGTGATCATGTCCTTGCCGCCGTTCTCATCGGTCGCGCGAGAGCCTGCGGGCGCGGGCTGGCCCGGCTTGTATTTGCCGGTGAGCACGCCCTGGGCGATCGGTGACCACACGACCTGCGAGATCCCGAGCTCCTTCGAAGTCGGGACGACCTGAGGCTCGATGACGCGCCAGAGCATGTTGTACTGAGGCTGGTTCGATACGAGCTGGATGCCGAGGTCGCGGGCCATGTAGTGGGCGGCCCGAAGCTGATCGGCGTTCCACTCACTCACCCCGATGTAGAGGGCCTTGCCTGCGCGGACGATGTCGGCGAAGGCCTGCATGGTCTCTTCCAGAGGAGTCTCGTAGTCGTAGCGGTGTGCCTGGTAGAGGTCGACGTAGTCGGTGCCCAGGCGGGACAGGGAACCGTTGATGGACTCCATGATGTGTTTGCGGGACAGGCCGGTGTCGTTGTGGCCCCTGGGTCCGGTGGGGAAGTAGACCTTGGTGAAGATCTCCAGGGATTCGCGGCGCTGTCCCTTGAGGGCATCGCCGAGGACCTGCTCGGCCACGGTGTTCGCATACACGTCGGCGGTGTCGAAGGTCGAGATGCCCGCGTCGAGAGCCGCGTGAACGCACTTCGTCGCGGTGTCGTTCTCCACCTGGGAACCGTGCGTGAGCCAGTTTCCGTAGGTGATCTCCGAGATCTTCAGGCCGCTGTTTCCAAGATATCTGTGCTCCATGGGCCCAGCCTACTGTTGGGTTGGCGGAGTGGACACCCCCCGCCGCAGCATCGTCGAATCGAAGGCTGCCGATGATCTCGCCGAGGTGGCCGTGGGCGGGGCGTTCTCCGCGAGGTGACCGCGCAGAACGTTGGCAAACCCCGTCGAGTCGCCCGAGCGCAGGTGCTCGACCAGCGAGACGTGTTCGGCGATGATCGCCTCACATCGGTCGAGGAGCCGGTCGCCGGAGGCGAAGAGGATGAAGCGGTGCCGGTCGGAGAGCTGTGAGTACAGTTCCAACATCACGGCGTTGTCTCCGGCCTCGACGAAGCCGCGATGGAACTGCAGCGTCAGGTCGATGAAGGCGGCGATGTCCCCGGCGTCGAAGGCCTCCCGCTGAGCTGTGATCGACGTTTCGAGCGCCTCGGCGAGCCTCTGTCGCAGTGCATCCGGAGCCCGGTCGACCGCCGTCGTCTCCAGCACGAACCTGGCGTCGGCGAGTTCGGCAACGGTGCGTTCATCGACTCCCTGGACGATGGCCCCGCGCTTGGGGTAGATGACGATCCACCCCTCATCCTGGAGGCGGGCGAGAGCCACCCGCACCGGTGTGCGGCTGACTTCGAGGTCGGATGCCAGACCTGTCTCACCCAGCATGGTCCCTGGCCGGTGGGTGCCATTGAGGATCTGCGCGCGGATGAGCTGATAGGCGCGCTCGGCTGCGCTCGGGGTCTCGCCGCTGTTGGTCGTGGCCACCGATATCTCCTCGCCTGCTGCAGAAACTGTCATGTCCGAGCCCGACGATCATCGATCGGTCCGGTCGGGGTCCTCCCGCTCAAACTAGCTGAGATGTCCCTTCGGCCTGCATGTGACTCAGTCTGCATAGGACGCCTCCGCCGTGTTCTCTGCATTGGCAGAGGTCTTCTGCCCAGGCCAGCGCATCAGCGGGATCGCTCGGATCGAGAACGCCAGGGCAATGAGGAGAACGATCGTGGCCATCATGTTGATCCACAAGAAACCTCCGGCCTGCAGTACCGTGCCGGCCATGGCGGCCATGAGCGCACCGCCGAGGTTCATCGCCGAATCGGATGCTCCCTGCAGCGTGACCTTCGCATGCCGCGGCACCGAGGCGGTCAGCAGGGCCGATCCGCCGATGAGGAACATTGACCAGCCGATGCCGAGAAAGATGAGTGCCGTGCTCAACAGGGGCATGGACGAGACCTCGGCCGCGGCATCGACGACGCCCAGGGTGATCGCTATGGCGAAGACGACGACGCCGCCGACGATGACCGTTCCCGGCCCGAAACGATCGGCCATCCACCCGAATACGGGGGAGAGGGCGTACATGCCGGCGATGTGCACGCTGACGACGATGCCGATCGCTCCGAGGGAGAACGACTGGTGGTCCATGTGCACGGGGGTCATGACCATGACGTTGGTCATCATCATCTGACCCGCGATGATCGTGATCATCGCGAACAGGGGAACGGGGTGAGCGGCGGCGAGGCGCAGTGCCGGACCCAGCTTCATGGTTGCTGGCTCTGTAGTCGTTTCGCTGGACTCGGTGGTCTCGGCGACCGCCTCGGCGGCACCGGGTTTGATCTTTCGGGTCAACGTCGATGCGACAAAGGTCGCCAGGCCGAAGGCGGTCATCGAGATGAGGTAGGGCCCGGCCAGCTCGTTCATGCCCAGTGCGGCCCCGAGGTGTGCCCCCGGTGCGGTGAAGCTGGGCCCGAGCACGGAACCGACCGTCGTCGCCCACACCACCAAGGACATCGCACGCCCGGCGGCCGACGGGTCGACGAGGTCGACGGCCGCGTAGCGGGCCTGAAGTCCGGACGCCGTCGACGAGCCGCACATCATCATTCCCAGCATGAACAGGGGGAGGAACTGCAGCGCGACTCCGAGGAGGACGATCGTCGCGCCCAGGGTGCCGATGCCGAAGCCCAGGGTCAGAGCGGTTCGCCGACCGGCTCGGCCCGCCAGCACCGCCAGGGGATAGGCGATGAGTCCGGCGCCGAGAATGACGCTCATCTGCGCGAGACCGGCCATCGAGGTCTGACCCGTGATCTCCTCGGCCAGCAAGCCGCCGACCGCGTAGCCGGAGGCGATTCCGGCTCCGGAGAGCAGCTGCGCGGTGATCAGCTTGGCTTGGGCACGAGTGCGGGTCTTCATCGACGCCTTCCGTTATCTCAGTCGGTCACCCACACAACGTATCTTGGATCCATCTTGGATACAAGATGATCTCACGCTCGCCGAGGCGGGTGTTCGCGGTCGTGTCACAGCCGGGAGGTGCGGAGGCCGATGAGGGACTGCGCGCCGACGATGACCGCCAGACCGATCACTGGAACCAGAGGCGATGCGGCGGTCTCCAGCCCGAATCCGAAGGCGAAAGGCACCGCTGTGGAGCGATGGTCGCCACCGGCTCCGGAGTCCGAGGGCCGGTTGCTCGGCCGCGATGCTGCTGCGACGTGAGGGGTGCGGACGTAGACGAGCCACAGGGCCAGGGCGATCACCGAACACAGGTGCGTCTCCGGGAACCGACCGGAGGGCCATGCTGACCACGATGGCGACGATCGCCGTGGCCACAGATCGGGAGGGAGGCGGCCGAGGCAGGGCTTGCCCGCCGAGGTGGTGGTGGGGTGAGATTGGCTGGTGGACTTTCTGGGATTGATGCTCGTCGGCATTCTGGTCGGCCTGACGACCGTGCTGTTCGGGTTCGGCGGCGGATTCGTGGCCGTCCCGATCATCACTCTCGTCGATGCGGATCTCGGCAGCGACACGGCACGGGTGGCGGCGGCCACCTCGGCGCTGGTGATGCTCGTCAACGCGATCATCGCAACGGTGTCCACGAAACGTGAGACCCTCTCCCATCTCAGGGGGCGGTGGTGGCTGCTCATCCTGCTGGCAATCGGCGGGATGCTCGGGGCGTTCGGCGGACGATTCGCTCCGGAGGCATTTCTGCAGTGGGGCTTCGTCGTCTACATCGCCATCACTGCCGTCGACCTCCTGGCCCGTCCCGGATTCTTCCGCCCGGGAAGCCGTGTCAAGGAGGGTGTCGGCGAGGGTGGTCGCGGGATCTCTGCCGCGTGGGGCGTGCCGATAGGCGGTCTGGCTTCGTTCCTCGGCGTCGGCGGGTCAGTCATGACGGTGCCGATGATGCGCCGCTCGGGAGCAACGATGACCGTGGCCACTACCCTGGCCAATCCGCTGACCTTGGTGATCATGAGCCCGGCCGTGCTGGTCACGATCACGGCCCCGGCCTCGATCGGTGCGCCCGGCATCGTCGGATCACTCGACCTGTACTCCGCCGCGGCGCTGCTCGTCGGGGCGATCCCGGTCATCGTCGTCCTGCGTCGCCGCGTGCCCAAGATCCCGGAGCTCGTTCACGCCTGGGGCTATTTCATCCTCCTCATCACTGCCGGAGTCGTCGTGGCGCTGGCGTGAGGTCGGTGGGATGAAGGTCAGCTCGGCGGACCGGGCGATAGAGGGTCCCTCGCCTGCGAGCGGTGCGCTTGGTGTGTCCTGCGCTTGACTCACATGAGAATGAGCATGGCTGCCATCCCGAGTCCCATCGCCGCATGGCAGAGCGTATGGATGCCGACACGACGTGAGCGCACGAGCAGTACGATCCACCACACCGCAGCGAGGGTGGACAGAGCGATCGCGACCCAGTTGAGGGCGGAAGTCCAGCCAGGTGTCGGGGACATGGTCATGCCGTGTCCCATGAGCAGCGGCATCGCCAGCAGCATCCACACCATGGAGGCATTGAGCACGATGTGCGAGGACAGGCTGATTGCGGCACCGGCGCCGTGGGACCATCGCAGCCCGATTCCCATGAGCACGGCAAGGATCGCGAAGAACGCGACCTGGCTCCATGTGGCGACCGTGCCGGTTGCGGTCCAGACCATGAGAATCATGCCGATGCTCATCACGAGGTGATTGCCGTGCACGACCATGTCCATCCTGCTCGCGGAGACGTCCGAGCATGACGTGGATCCTCTCCAGTGTCTGATCAGATGGATGATGCATACGATGCCGGTGAAGGCGAATGTCGCTGTGAGGACCAGTGACCAGGGGAACGAGATCATGCTGAAATACTACATCGTGTAGTAGTCAGATGCACACCGCTGAGAGTGGTCGAGGCCGAGCGGCCCTGCCGCTCGACGGTCACACTGCCGGGTGCAGCCGTCAACCGCCTCGGTGTCCCACACCGTGTTCGCCAGGTATCCTCGAAGGGAACACCGTCGGCTGAGTGAGAGCGAAGATGAAGCGCAGGAACAACGGGGAGCTGGAGAACGCGGTTCTCACAGCACTGTGGGATCGCGGCGAGCCCATGTCCGTGTCCGAGCTGCAGGCCGGTGTCTCTCCTCCGAAGCCCGCATACACCACGATGATGACGGTGCTGACCCGGATGGAGGACAAAGGGCTGATCAGCCGCGAGCGAGTCTCGCGGACTCTGATGATCAGCCCGGTGCACTCGCAGGTCGTGACCGCTGCCTCGGAGATGTCACGCACGCTGCGTGGCTCCACCGACTCCCATGAAGTGCTGATGTCATTCGTCGGTTCACTCGATGACGACGAGATCGAAGTCCTTCGCTCCTTCGTCAGCGACTGAACTCTCCAGCCATGCTGATCTCGGCGATCGTCCTCCTCGTCTCAGCCGCCGTCGTCTTCTTCGTCTCACCGTTCCTTCTGTCCGTCGGGCAATGGCAGTCGAGGAGGCCGGGATTGGCTCTCAGCGGGTGGCTGGCAGCACTGGCCGGCGGCCTGGTGCTCAGCACGGCGGCGGTCGTCGCCCTCGTCGTCGGTGCTCTGCAGGCCGACCGCGGCGGTGCCGGGCCACAGGCGCTCGTGCCGTGGATCATCGGCTGGATGGCGCTCGCCGTCGTCGGTATCGTCCTGGCCCTCGTGCTCAGCGCCTCGGACGACTTCGGCCGCAAGCTCAAGGCCGAGGCCAGGGTTCTGCGTTCCCGGTGGACCGGCTGGTACGTCGACTCCGCATTCCGCATCGTCACGGTCGACGACGACAAGCCCTATGCCTGTTCCTTGGCCGGGCGCCCTCCCGAGATCTATCTGAGCGCGGGCCTGCGGCGACTCCTGGCCCACGATGAATGCGCGGCCATCATCGCTCATGAGAAATCGCACATCGCCCATCGGCACAATCTCGTGCTGCGTACCGCGGTGGTGAATTCCGCGTGCCTGCCGCCGCGACTGCCGGTCTCGGAGAGGTTCCGCGCCAGCGTGCTCACTCTCGTCGAGATGGTCGCCGACGACGATGCGGTGCGGGCCACCTCCGCGGAATCGGTGAGGAATGCGCTCGAGGCCCTCGGCGACGACAGCAGCGATTCCTCGCTCCGGCTGCGATCGCTCAGGCTTGAGCGGATCCACCTGATGGCAGGCTGAATTCCGACTGCGGACTATCTACTACACTGTTACGTAATATGGTGGAGCAGACGACAGCACCCGGCGCCGATTCGGCGAGGCGCCCCGAGACGGCGAAGACACCGGCGTTCGCCGTTGTCCTCACGATCGCCGTCATCGCCGCAGCGGTCGCAATCATCACCGGCCTCCTTGCCGGCCCCGAAGCCTACACGTCCATCGCGCGAGAATTTCCGGGCACCCCAGTCGTCGTCCTGGTTGCGACGCTGCGCTCCGTCCACGAGGTCTTCTCGGTGCTCACGCTCGGCATGCTCGCCGCCGTGCTCATGTTCACCTCCCGCACCGGCGTCCCCGGATGGTCGCGGACCAGCGACACCGCACGGTCCCTGCTGCGAGCCTTCAGCGCGATCTGGGCCTCAGCGGCACTCCTGCTCACCGTCGTCGACGGACTCAACACCAATGGCCTGCCGCTCACGGCGATCGAAGCCCCGGGGCAGTTGGGGTTCGCCCTGACGAGCACGTTCTATCCGGCGGCCTGGCTCATCGTCCTCGTCGCCGCCTTCACCATCTTCGCCGTCTCCCTGCTCTCGGAATCGTGGACAGCACACGCCGCGAGTCTGTGGATCGGGATGATCGCGATCCTTGCTCCGGTCGTCATCTCTCAGGTGCTCGTCGGTCCCAACCATGACTTCGGCGAGGATGCGGCCATCATCCAGACGCCGCTGGCGGCAGTGGTCCTCGGTCTCCTGGCTGCAGGGGTGCTCCTGGAGCTGGTCATCCCCCGCGGCGGTGGGGTGCGGCGCATGGTTCGCTCCCGTCTGATGTGGACGGGACTCATCGTCATTGCCGGCACAGACGTCGTCATCTCGGTATTCAAGCTCGCCGGCACGCCGCTGACGGATTCGGTGACAGGATGGCAGCTGCTCACCCGCTGGGTGGCTCTGGCCGTCATCGTCCTCGCGGTGATCGCGGCAGCCTCGGCGCGTTCAGCGTTGGCCTACACCGGCATCCTTGCCGGGGTCGCGGCGTGGGTGACGATGACAGCAGCCATGTCGCTCATCCCCTCACCGAACTACTTCGCCCCGAACAGCACCGTCGCTGTCTTCCTCGGCTACACGGTCGAGGCCGCACCCGATCCGCTGACACTGCTCACGCACTGGCGACTCAACCTCCTGCTCACAGCGGTCAGCGCCGCAGCCATGCTCGCCTACGGTCTGGGTGTGCTCAGGCTCCGCCGCCGAGGCGACTCCTGGCCGGTGATGCGGACGATCTGCTGGATGACCGGCTGGATCCTGACCATCGTGCTCATGGGCTCGGGCCTGGGCAAGTACTCTCCGGCCGACTTCGGCATCCACATGATCGTGCACATGAGCCTCAACATGCTCATCCCGGCCTTCCTCGTCGGGGGCGGCCCGATCACGCTGCTGCTGCGTTCGACCACCGGCACCGGCCGTCTCGGCCATCAGATCCACCATCGCGTCGATCAGCTCATCAACTGGCCGGGACTGCGGATGCTGCTCCATCCGATCGTCGTCTTCGTCGTCTACGTCGCCTCCTACTACGCCCTCTACCTCACGCCGCTGTTCGAAGGACTCATCCAGTACCACTGGGGCCACCAGCTGATGAACGTCCACTTCCTCATCGTCGGCTACATGTTCTTCTCGCTCGTCATCGGCGTCGACAAGCTGCCGATCGAACTTCCGCACATCGGTCGGCTCGGCTATGTCATCGCGGCCATGCCATTCCACGCCTTCTTCGGGGTCGTACTGATGATGACGAACACCCCCGTGGCGCAGAACTTCTATCGCACACTCGACCTGCCCTGGCTCGACATCTCCGCCGAGCAGTACTTCGCCGGAGGCATCGCCTGGGCAGGGGGAGAGCTGCCGCTGCTGGGCGTGGTCATCGTCCTCGGTGTGCAGTGGACGAGGCAGGACAAGCGCACCGCACAGCGCTTCGACCGCCATGAGGACGCCGGACTCAGCGACGAATTCTCCGCGTACAACGACATGCTGCGACGTCTGGCCGAGAGGGACGGCGAGACCGTTCCCGCCGACGACGGCCGGGCCGAAGCCGCAGAGGAAGGAACGAAGGATCGTGAGCAGTGACAGCGCGGTTCGCCAGAGCGAGCCGACCCACCGGGCGGGCAACGAGACCGGCCTCGACATCGACATCACGGGGATGACGTGCACCGCCTGCGCCCGCCGAGTCGAGAAGTCTCTGAACAAGATCGACGGAGCCACGGCGTGGGTGAATTTCGCGACCGAACGGGCCCGCGTCACCGGGGTGAAGGAGTCCGAGGTCGCCCTCACCGCGGTGAAGAAGGCCGGCTACGGGGCTCAGATCCACAAGCCCGGCGACGATGCCTGGTCACAGAGGGCCGCCGAGGTGAGACTGAGCTCCCTGCGCCGGCGCCTCATCCTCGCCGCCGTGCTCACCGTCCCGCTCATGGACGCCACGATCGTGCTGGCGCTGGTCGAAGCATGGCGATTCCCCGGCTGGGAATGGATCTGCATCCTCGTCGCGTTGCCGATCGTGACCTGGGCGGCATGGCCCTTCCACCGATCGGCATGGAAGAACCTGCTGAACCGAACATCGAATATGGACACGCTCGTGTCCCTGGGCATCGTCGCCGCGTTCGGCTGGGCGGTGGTGACCGCGGCATTCGGATTCAGCGGCCCCGACGCCTGGTTGGGATTCGGTCTCGTGCCCGACGGTGCCGACGCTCTCTATCTCGATGTCGCCGCCGGAGTGACGACCTTCCAACTGGCCGGTCGCTACTTCGAGACCCGATCGCGGCGCAAGGCAGGTGACCTGCTGGTGGCGCTGAGCGAACTCGCTCCGAAAACGGCACGCGTGCGCGGCGAGGACGGCGAGTTCGTCGATACCCCCATCGAACTCGTCACCCCCGGCGATGTCGTCCTCGTCCTCCCCGGTGCGACCGTGCCCGTCGACGGAGCGGTCGTCGACGGTCGCTCCGAACTCGACATGAGCAGCCTCACGGGCGAGCCCGAGCCTGTGCCCGTCGGCGCAGGTGACCGCGCAGTCGGGGGAGCGTTCGCCACAAACGGGCAGATCACTGTCGAAGCCGAGGCCGTCGGCGCCGATATGCAGCTGTCCCAGATCGCGACGATGGCCGAGAAGGCGCAGTCGCAGAAGGCGATCGTCGAGAGCCTCGTCGAC
The Brevibacterium marinum genome window above contains:
- a CDS encoding aldo/keto reductase family protein, with the translated sequence MEHRYLGNSGLKISEITYGNWLTHGSQVENDTATKCVHAALDAGISTFDTADVYANTVAEQVLGDALKGQRRESLEIFTKVYFPTGPRGHNDTGLSRKHIMESINGSLSRLGTDYVDLYQAHRYDYETPLEETMQAFADIVRAGKALYIGVSEWNADQLRAAHYMARDLGIQLVSNQPQYNMLWRVIEPQVVPTSKELGISQVVWSPIAQGVLTGKYKPGQPAPAGSRATDENGGKDMITDRYLNDEILNGVAELEPIAADLGLTMAQLAIAWVLANDNVATALVGASRPEQVESNVAAAGVTLDAEVLTRIDDALGDLPVTDPSKTKSPPTRIV
- a CDS encoding FCD domain-containing protein; translated protein: MATTNSGETPSAAERAYQLIRAQILNGTHRPGTMLGETGLASDLEVSRTPVRVALARLQDEGWIVIYPKRGAIVQGVDERTVAELADARFVLETTAVDRAPDALRQRLAEALETSITAQREAFDAGDIAAFIDLTLQFHRGFVEAGDNAVMLELYSQLSDRHRFILFASGDRLLDRCEAIIAEHVSLVEHLRSGDSTGFANVLRGHLAENAPPTATSARSSAAFDSTMLRRGVSTPPTQQ
- a CDS encoding MFS transporter, with the translated sequence MKTRTRAQAKLITAQLLSGAGIASGYAVGGLLAEEITGQTSMAGLAQMSVILGAGLIAYPLAVLAGRAGRRTALTLGFGIGTLGATIVLLGVALQFLPLFMLGMMMCGSSTASGLQARYAAVDLVDPSAAGRAMSLVVWATTVGSVLGPSFTAPGAHLGAALGMNELAGPYLISMTAFGLATFVASTLTRKIKPGAAEAVAETTESSETTTEPATMKLGPALRLAAAHPVPLFAMITIIAGQMMMTNVMVMTPVHMDHQSFSLGAIGIVVSVHIAGMYALSPVFGWMADRFGPGTVIVGGVVVFAIAITLGVVDAAAEVSSMPLLSTALIFLGIGWSMFLIGGSALLTASVPRHAKVTLQGASDSAMNLGGALMAAMAGTVLQAGGFLWINMMATIVLLIALAFSIRAIPLMRWPGQKTSANAENTAEASYAD
- a CDS encoding sulfite exporter TauE/SafE family protein, whose amino-acid sequence is MDFLGLMLVGILVGLTTVLFGFGGGFVAVPIITLVDADLGSDTARVAAATSALVMLVNAIIATVSTKRETLSHLRGRWWLLILLAIGGMLGAFGGRFAPEAFLQWGFVVYIAITAVDLLARPGFFRPGSRVKEGVGEGGRGISAAWGVPIGGLASFLGVGGSVMTVPMMRRSGATMTVATTLANPLTLVIMSPAVLVTITAPASIGAPGIVGSLDLYSAAALLVGAIPVIVVLRRRVPKIPELVHAWGYFILLITAGVVVALA
- a CDS encoding DUF5134 domain-containing protein is translated as MISFPWSLVLTATFAFTGIVCIIHLIRHWRGSTSCSDVSASRMDMVVHGNHLVMSIGMILMVWTATGTVATWSQVAFFAILAVLMGIGLRWSHGAGAAISLSSHIVLNASMVWMLLAMPLLMGHGMTMSPTPGWTSALNWVAIALSTLAAVWWIVLLVRSRRVGIHTLCHAAMGLGMAAMLILM
- a CDS encoding BlaI/MecI/CopY family transcriptional regulator; protein product: MRAKMKRRNNGELENAVLTALWDRGEPMSVSELQAGVSPPKPAYTTMMTVLTRMEDKGLISRERVSRTLMISPVHSQVVTAASEMSRTLRGSTDSHEVLMSFVGSLDDDEIEVLRSFVSD
- a CDS encoding M56 family metallopeptidase, encoding MLISAIVLLVSAAVVFFVSPFLLSVGQWQSRRPGLALSGWLAALAGGLVLSTAAVVALVVGALQADRGGAGPQALVPWIIGWMALAVVGIVLALVLSASDDFGRKLKAEARVLRSRWTGWYVDSAFRIVTVDDDKPYACSLAGRPPEIYLSAGLRRLLAHDECAAIIAHEKSHIAHRHNLVLRTAVVNSACLPPRLPVSERFRASVLTLVEMVADDDAVRATSAESVRNALEALGDDSSDSSLRLRSLRLERIHLMAG
- a CDS encoding cytochrome c oxidase assembly protein, giving the protein MVEQTTAPGADSARRPETAKTPAFAVVLTIAVIAAAVAIITGLLAGPEAYTSIAREFPGTPVVVLVATLRSVHEVFSVLTLGMLAAVLMFTSRTGVPGWSRTSDTARSLLRAFSAIWASAALLLTVVDGLNTNGLPLTAIEAPGQLGFALTSTFYPAAWLIVLVAAFTIFAVSLLSESWTAHAASLWIGMIAILAPVVISQVLVGPNHDFGEDAAIIQTPLAAVVLGLLAAGVLLELVIPRGGGVRRMVRSRLMWTGLIVIAGTDVVISVFKLAGTPLTDSVTGWQLLTRWVALAVIVLAVIAAASARSALAYTGILAGVAAWVTMTAAMSLIPSPNYFAPNSTVAVFLGYTVEAAPDPLTLLTHWRLNLLLTAVSAAAMLAYGLGVLRLRRRGDSWPVMRTICWMTGWILTIVLMGSGLGKYSPADFGIHMIVHMSLNMLIPAFLVGGGPITLLLRSTTGTGRLGHQIHHRVDQLINWPGLRMLLHPIVVFVVYVASYYALYLTPLFEGLIQYHWGHQLMNVHFLIVGYMFFSLVIGVDKLPIELPHIGRLGYVIAAMPFHAFFGVVLMMTNTPVAQNFYRTLDLPWLDISAEQYFAGGIAWAGGELPLLGVVIVLGVQWTRQDKRTAQRFDRHEDAGLSDEFSAYNDMLRRLAERDGETVPADDGRAEAAEEGTKDREQ